In Alphaproteobacteria bacterium, the DNA window GGCACAACGACGGGCACGACGACAGGCACGGCCACCAGCGACAGCGAGGACAAGCCGGCCACGCCGCTGGCCGAAGTCCGCGACGCCGACCAGCCGGCCGCCACCCCGGCAACGGCCACAAGCCCGCCCACAGAGACCACCGTGCCGCCCGTGCCAGCGGTGCCGGCACTGCCTCAAGCGGCCGAGGTGGAGAAAGTCGAGACGCCCCAGGACAGCGCCGCCGATATGCCGCCACCGCCGCCGCCGCCGGCACCGCCCTTGCCGCTAGCCGACAAGCCGCCGACACCCCTGACCCCGCCAGCCGAAGCCCAGGAGGAAGCGCCACAGGCGGCGGCCCAGGCGGAAGAGGCCACTGATCCCGAGAAACCGGCGGCACCGCCGGTCTGGCGTATCCAGCTCGCCGCCTTCCGTTCGCCGGCCACGGCCCGAAGCGGCTGGCAGCGCCTGCTCAAGCTTCATGGCGATCTGATCGGCGATCTGAGACCCAGCGTGGTGCGCGCCGAGCTGGGATCGCGCGGCGTCTTTCACCGCTTGCAGGCCGGTCCGCTGGCCAGCGTCGAGGCGGCCCAGGCGCTGTGCGCCGGCCTCAAAGAGCGCAAGACGGGTTGCCTGATTGTCCGACCCTGAGCAGCTGCCACGGGCTGTGGTATTCGGCTGCGCCGGCCAGCGCCTGACGTCCGAAGAGCGGGATTTCTTTTCCCGAACCTCGCCGCTGGGCTTCATTTTATTCGCCCGCAACTGCCGCGACCGGCCCCAGGTACGGCGCCTGGTCGGGGAATTGCGCGCCGCCGTGGGCCGCGCCGACGCGCCGGTGCTGATCGACCAGGAAGGCGGCCGGGTGGCACGGCTGGGCTCGCCGGAGTGGCGCCAGGCTCCGGCCGCGGCGGTGTTCGGCCGCCTGGCCACCGGCGACCCCATCGCGGCACGCCAGGCCGCCGAGCTCAACGCCCGGCTACTGGCCGCCGAACTGGCCGAGCTTGGCATCACGGTCAACTGCCTGCCGCTGCTGGATATGCCTGTGGCAGGCAGCCACGACGTCATCGGCGACCGCGCCTTTGGCGGCACCGCGGACCTGGTCGCCGACCTCGGCGACGCCGTCTGCCGCGGCCTGCTGGCCGGCGGCGTGTTGCCGGTGATCAAGCATCTGCCCGGGCACGGCCGGGCCGGCGTCGACAGCCACCAGGCGCTGCCCCTGGTCGAGGCACCCAGGGAACTGCTCGAGGAGACCGACTTCGCGCCCTTTCGAGCCCTGGCCGGGGCGCCGCTGGGCATGACCGCGCACGTCGTCTACACGGCGCTCGACCCCGAGCAGCCGGCCACCACGTCGCGGCTAGTGATCGATCAGGTGATTCGCGGCAGCATCGGCTTTCAAGGCCTGCTGCTGAGCGACGATCTCTCGATGTCGGCCCTGACCGGCGGGCTTGGCGAACGCGCCGCCCGGGCTCTGGCGGCGGGCTGCGACGTGGCACTGCACTGCAACGGGGCGGCCGAAGAAATGGCAACGGTGGCGGCAGCCGTGGGGCCGCTGAGCGCGGCCGCCGGCGAACGCTGGTCAGCAGCCCGGGCCAGGCTCGAGCCACCCGCCCCCTTCGATGCCGAGGCGGCGCTCTCGCGGCTGCAAGGCCTGCTGGCCCAAAGCGGCGCCGAGGCGTCATGAACGAGACCCTACACACCATCTCGGTGATGGCCTTGCCCATCATCATCGCCATCGTCTTTCACGAGGTGGCGCACGGCTTCGTGGCCTGGCGGCTGGGCGACGACACGGCCCATCGCCTGGGCCGCATCACCCTCAACCCGCTGCGCCACATCGACCTTTTCGGCACCATCGTGTTGCCGCTGCTGCTGGCACTCAGCGTCGGCTTTCCCTTCGGCTATGCCAAACCGGTGCCGGTCAACCCCGGCCGCCTGCTCCGGCCGCGCCGCGACATGGTGCTGGTGGCGGCGGCCGGTCCGGCCACCAATCTGGTGCTGGCGATTGCCGCCTCGGTGGCACTGCACGGCGTAAATCTGTTGCCGCCGGCGGCGGCCCAGTGGCTGATGCAAAACCTGCTCAACGCCATCCTGGTCAATCTGGTCCTGGCGATTTTCAATATGCTGCCGCTGCCGCCGCTCGACGGCGGCCGCGTCGCCGTCGGCCTGCTGCCCGATGTCCTGGCCTACCCCCTGGCCCGGCTCGAGCGCTTTGGCTTTGTCATTCTGATTGCCGTCATCGTGGTGCTGCCCATGGCGGCCGGACAGCTCGGCTACGCCCTCGATCCGCTGGGCGCCATGATTAGACCGCCGCTCGAATTCCTCTATAATTCCATCATCGTGCTGACGGGGCACACTTAGGAAGCCAGAGACGGGAACGACTTTGACCAGCGAAGAACCTTTTGACCTCGGGGCGCCACCGATTTCCCCGACGACCCCCGAGACCGACGCCGCGGCACCGCTGGTGGTCGACCTCGAGGGTTACGAGGGACCGCTCGACGTGCTGCTGGCGCTGGCGCGCAACCAGAAGGTCGATCTGACCCGCATCTCGATCCTCGACCTGGCCGAGCAATATCTCACCTTCATCAGCGAGGCGCGCCGGCTCAGGCTGGAGATCGCCGCCGATTATCTGGTGATGGCGGCCTGGCTGGCCTACCTGAAATCGCGGCTCCTGCTGCCCGAACCCGAGGACGAGGACGAACTCAGCGGCCCCGAGATGGCGGCCCGCCTGACCTTCCAGTTGCAGCGTCTGGAGGCCATGCGGGAAGCGGCGGCCCGGCTGATGGCGCGCGACAGGGTGGGCCGCGACGTTTTTGCCCGCGGCATGCCCGAGGGTATTCGGATGATCCGCAGCTCGGATTACGAGTGCAGCCTGTTTGAGCTCTTGAGCGCCTATGCCGAACAGCGCGATCGCACGCCGGGCGAGCCCCTGAGACTGCCGCTGGGCCGGCTCTACACGGTCGAGGAGGCAGCCGAGCGTTTGCAGCGCATGCTCGGCCGCATGCCCAATTGGGAGCGCCTGGAAGGCTTTCTGCCGCCCGAATTCCGTCACGGGCCGGAATACCGCTCGGCCATGGCGGCAACGCTTTCGGCCAGCCTCGAGATGGCACGCGAGGGACGCCTGGACTTGCGTCAGGGCCAGATGTTCGGGCCCATCTATGTGAAACCCATCGAACGGAACGACGGCAGCGATAGTGATGGTGGGGCTGGGGGCGGGGACAACCATGACTGAGGAAAAGGCTTTCCTGCGCATGGTCGAAGCGCTGCTGTTCGCGGCCGACGAGCCGCTCGACGAGGCCAACCTGGCGGCCCGCCTGCCGGACGGCGCCGAGGTGCCGGCGCTACTGGCGGCACTGGCCGAGCGGTATGCCGACAGCGGCGTCAATCTGGTGCGGGTGGCCGGCAAATGGGCCCTGCGCACGGCACCGGACCTGAAGTTCCTGCTCGAACGCCAGGTCACGATGCCCAGGCGCCTGTCGCGGGCGGCGGTCGAGACATTGGCCATCATCGCCTACAACCAGCCCGTCACGCGGGCCGAGATCGAGGAAATCCGAGGGGTTGGTTTGAGCCGCGGCACGCTTGACCTGTTGCTGGAGACGGGCTGGGTACGGCTCAGAGGCCGGCGTCGCAGCCCGGGACGGCCCGCCACCTGGGGCACCAGCGAGGAATTTCTCGAGCACTTCGGCCTCGAATCGGTCGACGACCTGCCCGGCCTGGACGAACTCAAGGCGGCGGGAATGCTGCAGGCCCAGCCGCCCCGGGCGATACTGGCCGAGGCCCGGGCCGAGGCCGCCACCCAGGACGACGAGGACGACGAGGACGAGGACACGGACGACGACGCCGACGACACCCTGATCGCCCTCGATCCCAGCTAGCCGGCCAGAATCCCCTATCTCTTTGTCAGCGTTGCCATAAATAGGCTAATGTGCCATTGTCCGCCGTCCCGGCGGAGCTTAATGAGGAAGAACGAGAATGGGTTTCACCAGTATCTGGCACTGGCTGATTGTCTTGGCCGTGGTCCTGATTCTGTTCGGTGGCCGCGGCAAGATCTCCGCCATCATGGGCGATTTCGGCAAGGGGCTCCGGGCCTTCAAGAAGGGCATCAAGGAAGGTGAAACGGAGGTCGCCGAGGGCGACGCCAAGGCCATCGAGGCCAATGCATCGGCAGCGGTCGAGAACGACAGCAAAGACCAGGCTGCCAAAACCTGAACGCCCCGGACCTCTGCGGTCCGTCCTTCCAGCAACGGTC includes these proteins:
- a CDS encoding SPOR domain-containing protein; its protein translation is MNTDSTTPPPGPPSNPSPASPPNPPLDPPPQYLRLGAENELRPENDFDAGGGGGRSFLRGLLVLMVLTIFGGSIWFAYEQGVRHGMQLAPPLIRSSTQPTKIKPDDPGGMAVPHQDKGVYARITGERPAAEPERLNETDDAAEPQGTTTGTTTGTTTGTATSDSEDKPATPLAEVRDADQPAATPATATSPPTETTVPPVPAVPALPQAAEVEKVETPQDSAADMPPPPPPPAPPLPLADKPPTPLTPPAEAQEEAPQAAAQAEEATDPEKPAAPPVWRIQLAAFRSPATARSGWQRLLKLHGDLIGDLRPSVVRAELGSRGVFHRLQAGPLASVEAAQALCAGLKERKTGCLIVRP
- the nagZ gene encoding beta-N-acetylhexosaminidase; translated protein: MSDPEQLPRAVVFGCAGQRLTSEERDFFSRTSPLGFILFARNCRDRPQVRRLVGELRAAVGRADAPVLIDQEGGRVARLGSPEWRQAPAAAVFGRLATGDPIAARQAAELNARLLAAELAELGITVNCLPLLDMPVAGSHDVIGDRAFGGTADLVADLGDAVCRGLLAGGVLPVIKHLPGHGRAGVDSHQALPLVEAPRELLEETDFAPFRALAGAPLGMTAHVVYTALDPEQPATTSRLVIDQVIRGSIGFQGLLLSDDLSMSALTGGLGERAARALAAGCDVALHCNGAAEEMATVAAAVGPLSAAAGERWSAARARLEPPAPFDAEAALSRLQGLLAQSGAEAS
- a CDS encoding site-2 protease family protein; translation: MNETLHTISVMALPIIIAIVFHEVAHGFVAWRLGDDTAHRLGRITLNPLRHIDLFGTIVLPLLLALSVGFPFGYAKPVPVNPGRLLRPRRDMVLVAAAGPATNLVLAIAASVALHGVNLLPPAAAQWLMQNLLNAILVNLVLAIFNMLPLPPLDGGRVAVGLLPDVLAYPLARLERFGFVILIAVIVVLPMAAGQLGYALDPLGAMIRPPLEFLYNSIIVLTGHT
- a CDS encoding ScpA family protein yields the protein MTSEEPFDLGAPPISPTTPETDAAAPLVVDLEGYEGPLDVLLALARNQKVDLTRISILDLAEQYLTFISEARRLRLEIAADYLVMAAWLAYLKSRLLLPEPEDEDELSGPEMAARLTFQLQRLEAMREAAARLMARDRVGRDVFARGMPEGIRMIRSSDYECSLFELLSAYAEQRDRTPGEPLRLPLGRLYTVEEAAERLQRMLGRMPNWERLEGFLPPEFRHGPEYRSAMAATLSASLEMAREGRLDLRQGQMFGPIYVKPIERNDGSDSDGGAGGGDNHD
- the scpB gene encoding SMC-Scp complex subunit ScpB, producing the protein MTEEKAFLRMVEALLFAADEPLDEANLAARLPDGAEVPALLAALAERYADSGVNLVRVAGKWALRTAPDLKFLLERQVTMPRRLSRAAVETLAIIAYNQPVTRAEIEEIRGVGLSRGTLDLLLETGWVRLRGRRRSPGRPATWGTSEEFLEHFGLESVDDLPGLDELKAAGMLQAQPPRAILAEARAEAATQDDEDDEDEDTDDDADDTLIALDPS
- a CDS encoding twin-arginine translocase TatA/TatE family subunit, translating into MGFTSIWHWLIVLAVVLILFGGRGKISAIMGDFGKGLRAFKKGIKEGETEVAEGDAKAIEANASAAVENDSKDQAAKT